The Magnetococcales bacterium genome has a window encoding:
- a CDS encoding DUF2300 domain-containing protein produces the protein MKRREKRAALLLATIVLTTRAEAVDCRRDLRAEAWLAAREAVWVRHLAEKPGFEPSGFLRVCRETGGGPYLDGEDIHLPPLPSDEERLSLAHEYLHRVFRSHPVSRNEVWIERTARSLVLGEEEP, from the coding sequence GTGAAGCGCCGCGAAAAGCGAGCGGCGTTGCTGCTCGCAACGATTGTTCTGACGACTCGGGCCGAAGCCGTGGACTGTCGGCGGGATCTTCGGGCCGAAGCCTGGCTGGCTGCACGCGAGGCGGTGTGGGTGCGTCACCTGGCGGAAAAACCGGGTTTCGAACCCTCCGGCTTCCTTCGGGTGTGTCGCGAGACGGGAGGCGGGCCGTATCTCGACGGGGAGGACATTCACCTGCCCCCCCTGCCGAGTGACGAAGAGCGTCTCTCCCTGGCCCATGAATATCTGCATCGGGTGTTCCGCAGCCATCCGGTGTCGCGCAACGAGGTCTGGATCGAGCGGACGGCGCGGTCGCTGGTATTGGGGGAGGAGGAACCATGA